The Haloferax volcanii DS2 DNA segment CGAGGTCAGCAGAGGTCGCTGCAGCGTGGGTCTCGTCGCCCTGCGGGCCCGGAGTGACCAGCTGCGCCCTGACGTGCTTGTTGCTCACGCGAGCAACGAGGCGGGGCTTGCCCGATTTCAGCAGGCGCAACCTTTGATGGTAATCGGTCCGGACTTCGCGGCGACGCCGCATCGGAACCTTGTATCGTGGTCCGGTCGCCATTATTGAATCTCCACCTGGTAGTTGTTCTGAATGTATGCTTCGAGCCGGTCCACGCTATCGAATTCGCCACCGGACGCCTTGTTGTAGAGCGTGCGGTACTGGGAACGGTCGAGCGTTCCGTCCTCGCGAAGCTCCTTCAGGCGACGGCGCTGGGCGCGGATTCGGCTGACCCATGCGTCTTTCTTGTTCTGTCGAGCGCCGGAACGGCCCTTACGGGAGCCGGCACCCTTGCGGTGACCGTAGGAACGCTTGGCGGCGCGCTCGCGTGCGCGACCTTTCGAGTTGCCCTTGGCGTCCTTGGCGCGAATCGTGCCCTCGTCGACGAGTTCACGGATGTCTTCGCGCGTGATGGCCTCCGCGATTTCGGCCTGTTCTTCGGGGTCGAACCACACTCGGCTCTTGCCGACGTCGAGGACGTCGGCCGCCATTCGCTTCTGCGCTTTGAGGTCCGTCATCAGTTATCCACCTCGACTTCGACGTAGGTGGGGTTGAGGACGCGAATCTCGCGGTCCTCACACGCTTCCTCGATGCGCTCGCGCTTGCGCGCGCCGACCGAGGAGGCGATGCGAACTGCCTGCGTATCGCCGTCGATGCCTTCGAGGTCGTCCGTGTTGAACACGCGGACCTCCTCGAAGCCCGACGGGTGAAGGCCGCGGGCGGCCTTCGGCGTGCGGTAGCCCGCCTCGACCTTGGCGCCCTTGCCCTTGATGCCGATACGCTGTTTGGAGAGACCACCACGGGGGCGACGCCACGACGTGGGCGTGCGCTTCTTCTTGTGGTAGTCCTGCCGGTTGAACTGCGGCTTGCCCTCGCGGCGCTTCTGCGCCAGGGCTTCCGCGGTTTCGTCGTCGAGCTGGGGCTTCTTGTCCGCGTGACCGCGGGGCTGAAGCTCCGTCTCGACTGCTTCGGCTTCCTCTTCCTCAAGCTCGGCTTCGGACTCGTCTTCGACTTCGGCCTCGGCCTCGTCGGAGACCTCGAGGCCACCGACGTCGGCTTTGATACGCGCGGCGAGCGCGTTCCCGATGCCGTCGACCTCGGCCAGTTCGGACTGGCTCGCGGCCTGTACGTCGTCGACGCTCTCG contains these protein-coding regions:
- a CDS encoding 50S ribosomal protein L19e, with translation MTDLKAQKRMAADVLDVGKSRVWFDPEEQAEIAEAITREDIRELVDEGTIRAKDAKGNSKGRARERAAKRSYGHRKGAGSRKGRSGARQNKKDAWVSRIRAQRRRLKELREDGTLDRSQYRTLYNKASGGEFDSVDRLEAYIQNNYQVEIQ
- a CDS encoding 50S ribosomal protein L32e produces the protein MSEEITELEDISGVGPSKADALREAGFESVDDVQAASQSELAEVDGIGNALAARIKADVGGLEVSDEAEAEVEDESEAELEEEEAEAVETELQPRGHADKKPQLDDETAEALAQKRREGKPQFNRQDYHKKKRTPTSWRRPRGGLSKQRIGIKGKGAKVEAGYRTPKAARGLHPSGFEEVRVFNTDDLEGIDGDTQAVRIASSVGARKRERIEEACEDREIRVLNPTYVEVEVDN